The genomic interval CAAATGTCAGAGACGCtcacggagaactgtctcccgtgggaagggaccccacgGTCTCTCAGGGGAacaactcctctccctgagcagcgggAGAAGCCACAGGAGATGAACTGACCAcaatccccattccctgtctcctgcgCCATCggtgggaaggatggaggggagggggaaggtgttttgaaagctcttctttcacttctcattatcctgctctgattttgttatgAATAAATTCACTTGATATCTgtaagttgagcctgttttgcccaggACGGTGTTGGATGAGGgatctctcctggtccttatctcaacccatgaaccctttgttatattttctctctcctgtccagctgtggacaggagtgagagagcagctttggtgggtgcctggagTCCAGGCAGCATCAATGCACTACAGACCTGAACAAAAACTCCCTGGGCAATGATTCCCCTGGGATCTAAAGCCCCCACCCCTCACACGACAGCCCCGTCCCACAGAAATGTCAGCCACTGAGCCTCTCGCTCTCCACGGCTTCACTGCTTTGGTGACCAGTGGTTGCCACGGGGCCACCATGGCCCCTCTGAGCtgggtttgggtggggttttggtgggTCTGCAGTCCTTGTTGTAATGTGGTTGTTCCAGTTCACACACCACAATCTCTGGGTTGGCCACTCTGGGGATCTATTTTTAAGTCACGTTTAAGCTGCAGCTTTGTCCATTCTGTTATTCATGTTCAGGTTGGCAGCTCCAGGACTCGCTGTGATCCACCTGTGATTCACATGTCAGGGccataaaattctgaaaaacttCACTGATCAGCCCAGCAATTCCAGCCACTGCTGTCTACTTTTAAATAACACAAAACTGTCAACCCCTCCTGTGCTCACAGGAcagccacagagcaggacagcagcgcagcagccagagctgagggcTCCCACAAGGACAGAAGGACAGCGTGGAAGGAtaaacagagcagctctgaaagcaccgagtgctgctgctccctggccctgctgctgtgctgggactcagcttctctccccctctgcacacaggcactgccctgccagATTCAGATGAGGTTTCAAAGGAAGCATTTTTGACCAACAAGTTGCTGCAGGATCCTTTATTTTGCTAAAGTGCACAGAGGAGGTGATTCCTCATTTCCATTGGGTAAAATTTGAGGTGTAAGCAGTGAATTCTAAATAGGATGAATGATCCCAGTAACGGGATGATGATGGGATAAATAAAGTTTCATTGTGCACAACATtatcataaaatgaaaaaggaaaccctgcacacacacaaccaCTCTGAAAAACTTGAGCAGACAGGCTGGGCCTGCACTGAGTTACACTGAAGCTGTGGAGAACAAAACCGGCACTTCATTGCTGCTGAAAAAATCCAGTCATCATTTTCCTCAGGGCATCCCTGAGCTCCTGGTTCCTCAGGCTGTAGATGAGGGGGTTCAGGGCTGGAGGCACCACCGAGTACAGAACTGACAGGGCCagatccagggatggggaggagatgGAGGGGGGCTTCAGGTGAGCAAACAAAATAGTGCTGAGGAACAGGGAGAGCACGGCCAGGTGAGGGAGGCACGTGGAAAAGGCTTTGTGCCTTTGTCCCTGCTCAGAGGGGATCCTCAGCACGGCCCTGAAGATCTGCACATAGGAGAAAACCATGAACACAAAACAGCCAAGTCCTAAACTGGCACTAAATACAAGAACCCCAAGTTCCCTGAGGTGGGAGTGTGAGCAGGAGAGCTTGAGGATGTGTGGGATTTCACAGAAGAACTGGCCCAGGGCATTGCCCAGGCACGGGGGCAGGGAAAATGTATTGGCCGTGTGCAGCAGAGCATTGAGAAAGGCACtggcccaggcagctgctgccatgtgggcacaagctctgctgcccaggagggTCCCGTAGTGCAGGGGTTTGCAGATGGACACGTAGCGGTCGTAGCACATGATGGTGAGGAGGGAAACCTCTACTCCCATAAAGAAGACAAACAGAAACACCTGAGCAGCACATGCTGAGTAGGAGATGTGGCTGGTGCCCCAGAGGGAATTGTGCATAGCTTTGGGGACAGTGGTGCAGATGGAGCCCAGGTCGGTGAGGGCCAGGTTGAGCAGGAAGAAGAAcatggggctgtgcaggtgctggCCGCAGGCTCCGGCGCTGATGATGAGGCCGTTGCCCAGGAGGGCAGCCAGGGAGATGCCCAGGAAGAGGCagaagtgcaggagctgcagctgccgcGTGTCTGCCaatggcagcaggaggaagtggctgatggagctgctgttggACATTGGCTGTGTCTGGGCATTGGGTTCTGCCGTGGAGAAAAAGACAGTGAAGAGTTAGAGGAGATGTCTGTAAACACAATCAAAGCCATTTCCAATCCACCCTCCCTGGAACACACAGACACCCTTTTGTGTTTAAGAGTTctgaggtttttgtttttaagctcCCCCCATATCTCTCCTGGAATTCTTGGGTATCAGAAGCcctcagcatttctgctgcccTCAGGGAGAACAGAGCAACTTTTGCAAGGCAAGATGATGAGTGGAGACTCAGGGGAGGTGCTCTGTCATTCTGACCTGTTCAGAGTTTCTCTGTTTCACTTTTCTCAAATGCAGAATGTTCACCCTCCCATGTTTCCCTTAAAGATCACCAGGTGCTCCTGGGAGCAGATGGATCCACCACAGACCCCCAAATGTCCATCCCTCTCTCAAGGTCTCAGCACCACATTCGTAGCCGAGGACACACCTGGCTCATTTCACCAACCCGACAGCATTTTCACACTTGTagcatctctgcttttctcttctatCTGAGCCTTTCAGATAACACAAAGATGCTCTAGCACAGGTTGGCATCTTGGAGAAAAGCTCCCAGCTTGGAAGGAAATCTCAGGGAGACTTCCAAGTGTCCCAGTGATGGCACTGGATTCAGGGAGAttgagctgctgccctggctgcactgacagccctgcccacagccgGGCACTGGGGCCAGCGTcaccctgagccagctgtgccccctcccagagcccccagggccgggcagctgctcccagccctgtgctctgcagagggaactGGGCtcggggctgcagagctgccccacggctctgctgcagctctgcctgcccaggagGGGCTTCACGCCTTGGAGCCCCGGCCCTGAGGGCAGAGGTTTggctggggggcacaggagggagagGGCTTGTTCAGAGGGAGGGGCTGCACTGGAGGGGATCCTGTGGAGATCTCTAAACTCTCCATGAAgcatttctgggttttgttttctctcattgcctgatcttctctctgcttcctcgggattttcctcctggagctgtttccctgtgcctgatctctccctgccagcactcACAGACCCCAAATCTCTGTGCACTCTCCTTGGCCCTACAGAAACCTGCCTGTGTGCAGGGCACTGGCTGGGGCAGGTTCTGTTTGCAGCTTGGAGAAAGGACAGCTCAGACTGAGCCTGATGGGTCCAGCCAAGGTGATGCTGGTGCTGTCCATGGGCACAGGAGTGGCTGAAAGCACAGGAGGGATCCCCTGTGCACCTGCTGATCACTGAAAGTAACAGTTCAGATGTCCCAGGGACCTGACAAAATCCATAATACCTTTAATATTtatcctccctccccaccattCTCCAGTGGtaggaaactgaaaacaaagtctCAGGAAATTTCCTCATTTCTATCAAAATCCTTGTATTGGAAATATTCTGGGAGTGATCAGAAACCCTCAGCACGTCAGAGCCTCATGAGCATTTCACCTCCCCTGCACTCGAGATGCTCTGAGTTGTACTCACAGAATCCGTAGGCACTGGGATGTTGCAGCTTTAGGAgatccctccaggagctgcagctgccgtgtcctgcagccagaggcttcctgtgccaggggctgggagtgaTTCTCCCGCAGTCacttcccagccccttcccagccccggCTGAGTTTAAGCCCtgtgtgcctctgtgctgtgcccgggctggctgcaggcagtggcccagccctgctgggctgtgcccaggagctgctcctggccagaGCTGTCTCTGTGCAGCGCTGCCGcttgccaggagctgcctctgtgccaggagcccggcccagctcagcagcacacacacagcacaaggACTGGAATGACCCTCTCTGAGGCCCTGAGCATCAGTTCCTGACAGGGACTGGCACAAACCTCTCAAGAATTCCAGTCAGAATTGAACTTCAAAGTTTCTGGAAGTTTTCATGGGTCCCAGTGAgggacaggactgagaaagTGTCCCCAGGCTCCACTCAGAGCAGAGAACTGGAGGCAGGGATGGCAGGGGGGGACAAAGAGAAGCCAAGTCTTGGtgccctggggcacagcagtgtctgtgccaccaagggctgggaggagacacctTGTCCTGAGGCCCTGGGGCCTcttggcacagccccagcaaggCTGGGCACTGTTagccccttgtcctgccctcAGCAATCCCCCACATCCCAGTGGCCTCAGGGATCTGCTGGAAGGAGCCCCTGGGGAGCCTTGGTCAGGAATGGCCCTGGGGGGCTCCTGAATGCTCCCAGGGACTGCAGGGTTTTCAAAGGACTTTGGCTTTGGCTTTTGCCTGGGAGTCTCTGAGAGCTTTGTGCAATCCTGGTCCCCAATTATCTGCTCTAATGAGACCCTGGAGATTCTTTGTCAGTAACAACACTCAGTGGGGCTCATTAATGCTTTGAGATACTCAAGGTTTTTAAGGTACTTaggattttcctttccacaCTGAGTCTGTGAGAGCTTTTGTTCAATCCTGGCCTCCAATTCTCTCCTCCAAGGAGTTGTGAAAAATGAGGTTCGCTCTTTGTAAAATTTGAAGggaagtttaataaaagggaccattaggagacaacagcaaaaagggtattacgGCCAGCTGCTTTGGCAAagagccaaaggcacacctctacatccaaaagatcgtctttaaaagtacatctcttattgcatattcatcacaatcatgcatgattcataaattctttggagtttctgtgtatcatcccatcagccttatcttcctccttggctccattccgtctctgctccctccataaattcttctctctctggtttctggttttcttcttctctgataagatactccaggaatgtgaagactttctctgcctatcttttctaaattgactacataaacaacAGACATTCTATATCACATATTACATTACAGAACTAGGTAACgtttttctaacattatgtaacatgcgaaaagccaacatcacaatacatttataacaatacctcccttttcctttctttacagatcatttggcttgagcagtatcccttgttttctagcctttaattgctcatttttttcacaaatcaaTCTTGCTTCTTCAAAGGGATCTTTGatatcattttgcttctttaacaCCATGATCTTTTGTGCCGTTCCAGATGTAGCCAGTTTTGGTTCCACAGGCATTGGTACTATTTGCATGCCTTGGACCACAGTAGATATTAATCGAATGAAACAGGGGATCAGGCAAGGGAGAAACATCAAGCCTGCGGTGgcacataaaaggaagaagCCTCACTTCTTCCACCATTCTATTCCCAATACATTATCCCACCAGCTAAGTTTTAGTGCGGATTCCCACTTTTGGACCagtacatgggctatttttctgatatttttggctATATCTAGGATGGCATCCCCATGGTCATCTATCTTCAAACAACAGTCTGATGTATTACATTTTCTACAAACACCTCTTTCTTCAGCCAATGGATAGTCTAAAGCCAACCTATTCTGATACACTGCAGctcttgtttggctttgttggCTAGCTAgtaattccaatgcctgaccagtTTGGTTCATTATTATTTCTACAACTCCTTTGAGTCTTATAATCTGATTCAGCATGCAATTTGGGGTTCTATACCCCCAACTcccatcttgtgcccaggtgGCTGGCCCATACGTTTCAATTATGTGCTGAGCGGGCCACTCCTCGTCTCTCCGTTTTTGAGGTTCTCCAAtcaattctcttttattccttttcagaTCCTCATACACTGGTATTCCTAGTTGATCTCTGTCTGGCTCGggtaaaagaaagaatcctGGGTGTATGATTCCCAGggtacaactccctttccacCGAGAGGGGAGCTTTGCATGTGCCCTTTTTTCTACATATGCAAAATAGGCCATCTGGTGCCCTCCAGTGATcaaatttttcttgatttatattttcccaaaattttgaTATATATGGGAtcccaaaataaggatttttgtttgtatcatTGTATTGAAAGGGTTTGACCCTATTACTGTACTTacaattcttttcctttgttttctcctgaGTCCAATACAGAGCTGGTTTCTCGGGGactgtagcgggttgggtttgtaactgggcagaaacaccaatttagtgtagtggtttggtccaaaatactcattactgtttaccttctgtgagataagaattaggagaaacacaaagcaggcaccaaacttgaaagaatataaagaagtttattaacagacctaaaagaaggaaaaaaattagatcaCCTTCAGaactcccctcctccccccaccttcctcccttctcccactgacaatagaaaaagacaacccttaagatgttcagtctgtttgccacttccataataaccttgttcagtccatttagaaagagaagtctcttcttgctcgtgctatgaaaacattatcacaacgagccagccgcccacttccaaatattgttcagtccatttaggaagaggagtctctctgctcgcatgtgagtcccttcccccgacttgcagcttttcccacaactgctttcaagggtccactctggaaattttttggggtacaattttaaggttgagccgttcagaaacaaaaccagaggcccttctccttccctgggagcaaagggtcttcctcatcttcattgttaggactatctctgggagcatctctagggactgaggttttctcctttcccgtttggagaaaaagtcctcatctggtccatctctccctgtccaaacttctcatgaaattacagctgcgtcagcatctgcctatctcagcgcaggtgcttttgcttacgagttgaacactccaccccccatatcttcatgaaattacaacgggatactctgatatatcatagcttcacaacagaatttcagctttaagcatctcctctctctctcccctcaggttttcagctcttcacagcaataaaagggtcaatctcacctcggccttgcagctttgcagctggaatgttgaatttttcttatcgcagtggagaggggggagagccgagccgctccggctgcccacagcaaggcagtggggggggttccacggctggaacaggtccatcggctccaggatggccgtggccccgcctggcctggcccgagcagggcctggccgggccctCTGGCCCCCAcatggggcccgcagccacctgtcccagcaccagaaacgagagagagagctgtggggggagtttgtctattcttaaatgtggatcacagaggcggtcacaattttaagtggcttaaagaattgtccatattcaaactggccgcTGATAGGTTCTAAGTGCTGATAGTAAGCACCCCTTAGaaaggacatcccttccgggactttgcttgctaacctatgacagggACCCACCATGTAAAAGTTCCATTACTGACCTTATATCTCTTACAGGGAGTATTTCCTACTTTGTAAAGGAAATTGTTCCTGGTATGCCAGAGACACTCCTCTCCTATCACCGTTGAACTCAGTACCCACCCTTCTggtctgttttctccccttatcCTTGTCCGATTCCACTTAAGGAGTTCTATTGGGCTCAAGCTACTGCCTTTCTatggccattcctctgtcatcagaggccctccacagacccaacagttgGTTACATTAAGCTCCTTACCTATCCTTTCCCCtaattccacaaacaggttttttccaaattttgagatttccttttcattttctaattgttGTTTGAGTTTCACATACATGACTTGAATTGAGGTCGATATAGAGGTAGATTGCTGTGCTagctttgcctttttgtttACCAGCTGTTCTTTACTAAGCCTGAGACTTTACTCCCAGCAATCTATGTGAAACAAAtccatctttctccttttggacaTTTACTTCCCAACCTGCTACCACTTGTTCCTAGGTTTTCTGCAATCCAgtactttttcccattttgcatacagttttctactttggatGGGTTGTAACAGTGACTGTTGACATGAGTATGCACAATGATAAAGGAACCTCGATGTTTTTCCATATACAGCTTTCAGTAACACCTATGGCATGGCTGCATCGGTATccccagagggaagagacaaaaaaggagTGACAGATgaaggaataacagaggtccGATATGGCCGATACCTCCACCCCCCGTGCCTATGGGGTTGCTACCCACAGCAGGGGTATATGATCTTCTTGGTGGCAGGTACAGTGGTCAATTcggtcttgccctctatttcctcATCACTTCCTTTTCACTGGTTTCcaggcaaattgcttttgacaCTTCTTAATTGCAACTTCCCACCATTCCTCAGGTATctcccattcaacaggcactagtAATTCCCATCCACAAAGCAGGGTtactatttcagctgttctttgctctaCCTGGATGGGGAATAGATTTGGCGTTTGACACTTCGTGCAATGAGAGCGTCGTTTTAGTGAACTACGATACCAATATTTTTACAGTctagacatttacatttaaccCATCTAGCATGTCCAGTACTGGGGTGAATCAGACAGGGTATATGGTATGGCACTGTTGGAGGTAGCAAttcctccttctttttaaataaatcacaggCTAAGGCCAGAGTATGAGAACCCTCAGCCCTAAATAGTCCTGATCCTCctgtttggagtggaaggaTTCCTCCCCAAGAGGGGTACCAGAGGTGTCTCAGGATTTGTCCAGGTGACACTTGAAACCACTGATACAAGCTTGGCCTTATTTCCCAATCAGGTGTGATTCTTGGTGCATCCCTTGGATCATTTGGGTTTTCCCAGTGCATTACCCTCCAGTTCCCGCTTAAGAGTCAACTTGGTATCACCAGGCTGTAGTGGTTTCGgttcaaaatactcattacttacttatttaccttctgtgagataagaattaggagaaagcaaagcaggcacaaaacttaaaagaatataaagaagtttattaacagacctaaaagaaagggtaaaaaattCAGaccaaaccttcagaacacttctcctccccccacctttctcccttctcccactacaatgtaaaaagacaacccttgagattttcagtctgtttaccacttctataataaccttgttcagttcacttagggagaggagtctctcttcCTCATGCTATGGAGTCATCTCCACAGGAAGTTCTCTCATGACTTCAATGTCACAGCGCGATGgccgcccaggttggttctctgctcgagagtcccttcccccaacttacagcttttcccacaactgcttttgagggtccaatcttgagctactggggtaccatttttaggatgagctgttcagaaactaaagttctcttcacccatctctgggagcatcttcatctctaggaacagaggtcttcttacaatttggagcaagagtcctcatcacttccatctctccctgttcaaacttctcatcaaattacagctgcttcagcatttgcttgtttcagcacagatacttttgctcacaagtacagtttgaacgctccacccccccgcgctttcatgaaattacaacaggtactctgagGTATCATtgtccatcaccaccatagctttacaacagaatttcagcttctaagcatctcttctttctcctccctcagggtttcagctcttccttcttcactgactttggtgtctctctggtgttctcttcaccttccctcttcctcagacTTGgaagaggattgatgtctgcaggcttcatctgttctggaggaaacttacagcactaaaaaagggttaatctcacccgggccctgcagctggaattcacttatcgctgttggccacatgatctttgccgTGCAgtgggcagcttcagctgaatcttcagccgcacaggaggggaaggggtgTAGAGCCGGGCAGCGCCATCTGCAGGTaacagggctgggggtgggccacgggtggaacagggccgcagggctccaggatggctgtgttCCAGCCCGTTCCAGGCCGAGCAGGGACCGGCCCAGCCCCACTGGGCCACATGGGCCCCCCCCCAGTTACCCGTCCCAAggccggaagcaagagagagctttcctggggtttgttcattctcaaatgtggatcacagaggtgtgtcaagctccttaagtggcttaaaaagttgcccatattcaaactagccagttgataggttctgtcaagtcatagaggaagctgtaagcgcctctttgcaagagaatcacttctgtagctatgctaacccatgacacagGCTTAGATGTTATAGTCCAGTCCTTAGGTTCTTCCATgggtcctttgattctgctggcatggatcCACCCTCGCTCCTTGGTCCGGATCGCTGCCTCAGTCATCAGTAGCACTTGAAAAGGACCTTCCCCTTGTGGAGTTAAAGATCGCTCTTTCCACGTTTTTACTAGTACCCACTCCCCTGGATGGATGTTAtggattttaaagtctaaagGTGTGGTTTGAGGGATTATCCCTTTTAACTGCAAATCTTCAAGGGTCCTTGCAATTGTGTTGACATATCCTTTAACACTCATTTCCCCTACTTCATAGGTAGCAGTTTCATGTTGGGTGGTCAGAAAGGGTAACCCAAACATCATTTCGTAAGGTGACACTCCCAGGTCTGACCTGGGTTGTGTCTGAACCCTCAATAAAGCCAGAGGTAGGCATTTTACCCACAACATTTGAGTTTCAATTATTAGTTCAGTTAAGGTTCTCTTTAAAGTTTGGTTCATCCTCTCTACCTGTCCTGAACTCTGTGGGTGCCATGGGGTatgtaattcccattttattcccaaggcTTGAGTTAGTTGCTGCAGAACTTTTGATGTAAAGTGTGTCCCTCTATCTGAGTCTATCCTATTAATCATTCCATacctgggaataatttgttctaagAGGGTTTTACATACTACATTGGTTGTGGCTCTGACAGTGGGAACAGCTTCCACCCAATGGGTAAGATGGTCTGTTATTACTAACAAGAATTTCCACCTCTGTATTTGGGGGAGTTCAGTAAAGTCCACGTGGATACTTTGCAATGGTCGGAGAGCTAACTCACGACCTCCtggagttgtttttctcatcacctttttatttactttttgccAAACCATACatctttcagttatttgtttaGCCAATTCATAAATTCCAATGCACCCATAATTCCCCTTGAATTCCCCTTTGAATTAAGTaatcccctttcttcccaaattttccCAAAGGTGTGTACTACTCCAAAAGCGTACCTTGAATCAGTATATATAGTTCCTTTCTTGTGTGCTAAATATTCCAGTGCCCTTTTTAGGGCATATAATTCACAAGTATGAGCTGAGCAGTTTGAgggtaattttcctttttcaatggTTTGCATAGTCCTCCCATCAACTAAAGCAtatcctgacattctttttccttgtacaCATCTGGAAGAACCATCTACATATATTATTTCttgtggatgctaaaaggcaggagcagaggaattttccagctgctgaagaatttgtgaagtttttcctttctcatgctttagctgagaaacagaaatccagcttctcacagcttctctgtgaaagctttcaCTCTCATGCAAACTGGATAGACAACAGTTTGAgagaatgtaaaccatttctACACCTGCAGGCTGTTGTGAGAACAGtggaattgttttcagtcttgtgagaataatattttgaaatgggtggttATACTGCTCAGCTACTCACTGTGGTGCATGGCTAGCCAAgggccaatcatgtaatttctcttttgtgatCCATGCTATAAAAGATGGGGTTTTGGCATTAAAGGAGGCTTAGCTCTGCTTCGGCCATATCATTTGACCTGAACTTATGTCGTGATTTTGCCATCTCTCTGGGGATAACAGCGACAATTTCTCCTTCTGAAAGGGCTTGTTCCTTGAGATCTTCTCAAACTTTGGTTTGGTATCGGATAATTTCTAAGCAGTTATGTGTCAGGTTATCTTTTGGCTCTCCATATAAGAATTGAGCTGGATTTAGGCTCTTACTCATTTCTAATGCCAAATCATCACTATCtatcagaattgcttcatattttagcACCCGAGAGtctgttaaccatttttcagctttctggttTAGCACATTTCGAACTGCATGAGGTGTGTACACTATCAGCTTGCTCCCAAAAGTAGGTTTACGACTTTCTTCTCCCAAGATTGCAGTAGCTGCTATAGCTCAAATACATATTGGCCAGCCATGGCTTACTGGATCTAACATCTTTGACAAGTAAGCTATTGGTCTCTTCACTCCTCCCCACTCCTGGACCAGAACTCCATGAGCTACTCCATTTTCCACATTCACATACAGATGAAAGAGTTTTTCTAATGAGGGTAAGCTTGAAGCTGGTACTGAGGcaagttttaatttcaattcctctaatttctcattatcctcttTGGTGCATTTTATATCATCTCCTTCTGTCAACTTTCCATATAGAAATTTTACAGCTAGTGTGGATCCTTCGATCCATAGTCTACAATATCCCAATAATCCAAGTAGCTTTctaatttctctctttgaagagggagggggaagggataGAATCCCTTTGATTCCCTCGGGGTTTAATTGTCGACTTCCCTTGCTTATTAAGTGAccaagatattttacttctgattctaCAAATCGAAGTTTCCCTTTTGATACTCTTaaccccttttctccaagaAAGTTCAGAAGTTTTATTGTTGCTTCTCTGACTTCACTTTCAGCTTCCCCAGATGAGATCATCCACATACTGGATGATTTGTATTTCTGGTGGAGTAGGGAAAGTTTGTAATATTATTTCTAAAGCTTGTCCAAATAGGTTTGGCAATTCTGTAAATCCCTGTGGTAATCTTGTCCATCTCAGTTGCTCCTTTCTCCCGGTATTTGGATCCTCCCATTCAAAGGCGAAAATATCTCGGCTTTCTTCAGCCAGTGGGCAGGTCCAGAAAGCATCCTTTAAATCCACTACACTAAACcactggtgctggggtgggactTTACTCAGGAGAGTACAGGGATTGGGTACCACAGGATAACGAGCCCGAGTCCTCTTATTAACTTCCTGAAAGTCTTGCACTAATCTATCAGTCCCATCAGGCTTTTTTACTGGTAGGGTAGGGGTGTTATGAGGAGACATACAAAGGTTCTAATGTCCCATCCTTTATTAGTCCCtctattactggttttaagccTTCTCGTCCTTCTAAG from Corvus moneduloides isolate bCorMon1 unplaced genomic scaffold, bCorMon1.pri scaffold_98_arrow_ctg1, whole genome shotgun sequence carries:
- the LOC116439098 gene encoding olfactory receptor 14J1-like, with the translated sequence MSNSSSISHFLLLPLADTRQLQLLHFCLFLGISLAALLGNGLIISAGACGQHLHSPMFFFLLNLALTDLGSICTTVPKAMHNSLWGTSHISYSACAAQVFLFVFFMGVEVSLLTIMCYDRYVSICKPLHYGTLLGSRACAHMAAAAWASAFLNALLHTANTFSLPPCLGNALGQFFCEIPHILKLSCSHSHLRELGVLVFSASLGLGCFVFMVFSYVQIFRAVLRIPSEQGQRHKAFSTCLPHLAVLSLFLSTILFAHLKPPSISSPSLDLALSVLYSVVPPALNPLIYSLRNQELRDALRKMMTGFFQQQ